One genomic region from Spirulina subsalsa PCC 9445 encodes:
- a CDS encoding helicase HerA domain-containing protein: MSSIEQPLGSVIQGSLSQGLEVRLHADISVEDMRVGKFLVIQGVRSRFFCLLTDVSLDTANPRILVNPPSLEDDFLREVLAGGGTYGTINLSPMLMFTPDERPNNFPTGLALPQTQNGKSPLASFTPNSNSDVLLLPVKTIPSHFSPVYEANENDFRIVFGWEDDPQRKNFTVGKPLDMDVPVCLNLDRVVERSNGIFGKSGTGKSFLTRLLISGIIRKKAAVNLMFDMHSEYGWEAMQEGKQISTVKGLRQLFPGQVEIYTLDPQSTRRRGVRDAQELYLSYDQIEIEDLRLVSRELGLSDASLDNANILAADFGKSWIVNLLDMTNEDIREFCETKQGHTGSIMALQRKLMRLDSLKYIQTTCPYNYIDQVLQSLNAGKHVVIEFGSQSNLLSYMLATNMITRRIHQSYVTKSEQFLRSKNPQDRPQQLVITIEEAHRFLDSSIVHQTIFGTIAREMRKYFVTLLVVDQRPSGIDNEVMSQIGTRITCLLNDDKDIDAIFTGVSGGQSLRSVLAKLDSKQQALILGHAVPMPVVVQTRPYDAQFYQEIGSTDWQELPDHEVFAAADAAKADLGF; the protein is encoded by the coding sequence ATGAGTAGTATTGAACAACCCCTTGGTTCCGTGATTCAGGGGTCATTAAGTCAAGGGTTGGAAGTCCGTCTTCATGCAGATATTTCTGTAGAAGATATGCGGGTGGGTAAATTCCTAGTCATTCAGGGGGTGCGATCGCGCTTCTTTTGTCTCCTCACTGACGTTTCCCTTGACACCGCCAACCCCCGAATCTTAGTCAATCCCCCCAGTCTCGAAGACGACTTTTTACGCGAAGTCCTCGCCGGAGGTGGCACCTACGGCACCATCAACCTCTCCCCCATGTTGATGTTCACCCCCGACGAACGCCCTAACAACTTCCCCACCGGACTCGCCCTCCCCCAAACCCAAAACGGCAAAAGCCCCCTCGCCTCCTTCACTCCCAACAGCAACAGCGACGTTCTTCTGCTCCCCGTCAAAACCATCCCCAGTCACTTCAGCCCAGTCTATGAAGCCAACGAAAACGACTTTCGGATTGTCTTTGGTTGGGAAGATGACCCCCAGCGCAAAAACTTCACCGTAGGCAAACCCCTAGATATGGATGTTCCCGTCTGCCTCAATCTGGATCGCGTGGTAGAACGGAGTAACGGCATCTTCGGCAAATCCGGCACCGGGAAATCCTTCCTTACCCGCCTCCTGATCTCCGGCATTATCCGCAAAAAAGCCGCCGTTAACCTGATGTTTGATATGCACTCCGAATATGGCTGGGAAGCCATGCAGGAAGGCAAACAAATTAGCACCGTTAAAGGACTGCGCCAACTCTTCCCCGGTCAAGTGGAGATTTACACCCTAGACCCCCAATCCACCCGCAGACGAGGCGTTCGGGATGCTCAGGAACTCTATTTGAGCTATGATCAAATCGAAATCGAAGACTTGCGCTTAGTCAGTCGTGAACTAGGGTTATCCGATGCCAGCCTTGACAATGCCAACATCCTCGCCGCCGACTTCGGCAAATCCTGGATTGTGAACCTTCTCGACATGACCAACGAAGACATCCGGGAATTCTGCGAAACCAAACAAGGTCATACCGGGTCAATCATGGCACTGCAACGGAAACTGATGCGCCTTGATAGCCTCAAATACATTCAAACCACCTGTCCCTACAACTACATTGATCAAGTTCTCCAGTCCCTCAACGCAGGCAAGCACGTTGTCATCGAATTTGGCTCCCAGTCTAACCTGCTTTCCTATATGTTGGCCACCAACATGATCACCCGTCGGATTCACCAAAGTTACGTCACCAAATCTGAGCAGTTTTTACGCTCAAAAAACCCCCAAGATCGACCCCAGCAATTAGTGATCACCATCGAAGAAGCCCACCGCTTCCTAGACTCCAGCATTGTTCATCAAACCATCTTCGGCACCATAGCGCGGGAAATGCGCAAATATTTTGTCACCCTTTTAGTAGTAGACCAACGACCCTCCGGCATTGATAATGAGGTGATGTCTCAAATCGGTACCCGTATCACTTGTTTATTGAACGATGACAAGGATATTGATGCCATTTTTACCGGAGTGTCTGGGGGTCAAAGTTTAAGATCGGTTTTGGCGAAATTAGACTCTAAACAACAGGCGTTAATTTTGGGTCATGCTGTCCCCATGCCTGTTGTGGTGCAAACTCGCCCCTACGATGCACAGTTTTATCAGGAAATTGGTTCAACGGATTGGCAAGAATTACCGGATCATGAAGTTTTCGCCGCCGCCGACGCAGCCAAGGCTGATTTAGGCTTTTAG
- a CDS encoding RNA-guided endonuclease InsQ/TnpB family protein, translated as MLNLNYCYRIYPDASQEKELLDWLEICRGVYNYALAERKEWINSRKCQVNACSLHSEYIIPADQPFPDYYKQKKALTQAKQQYPELKRVQSQVLQEVMGRLDKAFNFFWKRSFGFPRFKKYGQFRSINFPQFRENPVTGYQLRLPKLGSVVINLHRPIPDGFVVKQVQIVKKASGWYAVLCIQSDVNIPSPKPEGTSLGIDLGLEKFMATSQGELIARPKFFVELQSQLKWLQRRLSKKQKGSKNWHKAREKVAKLHEHIYNTRKNFHYQVAHHLCDQADIIFAEDLNVQAMSRGMLCKHTLDAGFGGFLEVLKHVAWKRDVYFEKVDANFTSQICPSCGVVTGKKDLSQRVHKCSHCGFVTDRDVAAAMVVEQRGLAALGLGVKLPVEEEVIATQRFATQRFAFAKRHEVNANGDVPKKTSRASRRNRKAS; from the coding sequence GTGTTAAACCTCAACTATTGCTACAGAATTTATCCAGATGCCAGTCAAGAAAAAGAATTACTTGACTGGCTAGAAATCTGTCGAGGGGTATATAATTATGCCTTGGCAGAACGAAAAGAGTGGATAAATTCTCGCAAGTGTCAGGTTAACGCTTGTAGCCTCCATTCTGAGTACATTATACCTGCGGATCAACCTTTTCCCGACTATTATAAACAGAAAAAAGCTTTAACTCAAGCCAAACAGCAATACCCAGAACTAAAACGGGTTCAGTCTCAGGTCTTGCAAGAGGTTATGGGGCGTTTAGACAAAGCGTTTAACTTTTTCTGGAAAAGAAGTTTTGGTTTTCCTAGGTTTAAGAAATATGGTCAGTTTCGGTCGATTAACTTTCCTCAATTCAGGGAAAACCCTGTAACTGGATATCAATTGAGACTCCCTAAGCTAGGCTCTGTGGTCATTAATCTACACAGACCTATACCGGATGGATTTGTAGTTAAACAAGTTCAGATCGTTAAAAAAGCTTCGGGTTGGTATGCTGTCCTTTGTATTCAATCAGACGTTAATATTCCTTCTCCAAAACCTGAAGGGACATCTCTAGGGATTGATTTGGGACTTGAGAAGTTTATGGCAACATCTCAGGGGGAATTAATAGCTAGACCTAAGTTTTTCGTGGAGCTTCAAAGTCAGCTTAAATGGCTACAAAGAAGATTATCAAAGAAACAGAAAGGGTCAAAAAACTGGCATAAAGCCCGGGAAAAAGTAGCTAAACTTCATGAACATATTTACAACACTCGCAAAAACTTTCATTATCAAGTCGCTCATCATCTTTGTGACCAAGCCGATATCATTTTTGCCGAAGATTTAAACGTCCAGGCCATGTCTAGAGGGATGTTGTGTAAGCATACTCTTGATGCTGGTTTTGGGGGGTTTCTAGAGGTATTAAAGCACGTGGCCTGGAAACGAGATGTTTATTTCGAGAAAGTTGATGCTAATTTCACTAGCCAAATTTGTCCGAGTTGTGGTGTAGTGACTGGTAAGAAAGACTTGTCTCAACGAGTGCATAAATGTTCTCATTGTGGGTTTGTAACGGATAGGGACGTTGCTGCGGCGATGGTTGTTGAGCAACGTGGACTTGCAGCCCTTGGACTGGGGGTAAAGCTGCCTGTAGAGGAAGAGGTTATTGCTACGCAACGCTTTGCTACGCAACGCTTCGCGTTCGCGAAGCGTCACGAAGTGAACGCGAACGGGGATGTCCCGAAAAAGACATCTAGAGCCTCCCGTAGAAACAGGAAAGCCTCATAG
- a CDS encoding Ycf51 family protein, with the protein MQLPTDFAVYIQGCAIATGLFFLLTLLAFALKWGFRFRLVGITSFMVVLTIGVFGLSLGLFQRVAIPGAVRYTLVFDNAANNVVVTIPATVTEDELTATLQQAAIDISPFGRLGGDNSQVSIRARALIHPEPGISVPLYLGQATKRVADREQEAVQVYIFSENLQKIADLNT; encoded by the coding sequence ATGCAGCTTCCAACTGATTTCGCCGTCTATATTCAAGGATGTGCGATCGCAACAGGTTTATTCTTCTTACTCACCTTACTCGCCTTCGCCCTCAAATGGGGCTTCCGCTTTCGCCTTGTGGGGATTACCTCCTTTATGGTCGTCCTGACCATCGGCGTATTTGGCCTCAGTTTAGGCCTCTTCCAGCGCGTCGCCATCCCCGGCGCAGTACGTTATACCCTCGTCTTTGATAACGCCGCCAACAACGTCGTCGTCACCATTCCCGCCACCGTCACTGAAGACGAACTCACCGCCACCCTACAACAGGCCGCCATTGATATTTCCCCCTTCGGTCGTTTAGGAGGAGACAACAGTCAAGTCAGCATTCGCGCCCGCGCCCTCATCCACCCGGAACCGGGAATTTCCGTTCCCCTCTACCTCGGCCAAGCCACCAAACGAGTCGCCGACCGAGAACAAGAAGCGGTTCAAGTTTACATCTTTAGCGAAAACCTGCAAAAAATTGCCGATTTGAACACGTGA
- a CDS encoding NfeD family protein, protein MTEFWQHFPAQFHQHSLASGDRIALREWQAVVTQRITPQQVGQVRYRGTWWRAASGGGTILEEGEVVYVVGRSGTTLWVEQVGS, encoded by the coding sequence ATGACGGAATTTTGGCAGCATTTTCCCGCCCAGTTTCATCAGCATTCCTTAGCATCTGGCGATCGCATAGCTTTGAGGGAGTGGCAAGCCGTTGTGACCCAACGCATCACCCCCCAACAAGTGGGACAGGTGCGTTATCGGGGGACTTGGTGGCGCGCCGCTTCTGGGGGCGGGACAATTTTGGAAGAGGGAGAGGTGGTCTATGTGGTGGGGCGTTCCGGAACGACGCTCTGGGTCGAACAAGTGGGGAGTTGA
- a CDS encoding AraC family transcriptional regulator: MWWGVPERRSGSNKWGVDESRESGVGSRESGVGNRESGVGSRESGDCLSPAPLLPE; this comes from the coding sequence ATGTGGTGGGGCGTTCCGGAACGACGCTCTGGGTCGAACAAGTGGGGAGTTGATGAGAGTCGGGAGTCGGGAGTCGGGAGTCGGGAGTCGGGAGTCGGGAATCGGGAATCGGGAGTCGGGAGTCGGGAGTCGGGAGATTGCCTCTCCCCTGCCCCCCTGCTCCCCGAATGA
- the hflX gene encoding GTPase HflX — protein MDTIYGNLQGLKPSQLKQLQRLYQQRLPRDSFTTGEFAQRLAAISTDIKQGICAYINRRGQVIRVGVGSPRQTQIPPLELPRYGAERLSGIRCIATSLKDAPPKTSSLTAMVMQRLDALVLLTLTGEGFERRGGGATGYVKAAYFAHLIPELEGQEGESAYWTVSEAIALEELAQEDFFALVEGLEAEFRREYVAQQVDADHERVLLVGLMTQQMTAQGFEDGLAELERLVESAGGEVLQVSRQKRSRPDSQTLVGSGKVEEIALTVQTLGANLVVFDRDLSPAQVRNLERQFGVRVVDRTEVILDIFAQRAQSRAGKLQVELAQLEYMLPRLTGRGQAMSRLGGGIGTRGPGETKLETERRTIQKRIARLQREVNELQAHRSRLRQQRQQQEVPTVAIVGYTNAGKSTLINALTNAEVYTADQLFATLDPTTRRLSVMDSETGETLTLLLTDTVGFIHELPPALMDAFRATLEEVTEADALLHVVDLSHPAWLSHIESVQKILAEMPTCPGPSLIAFNKLDQADSEALAEAKKQFPGAVFIAASQRIGLETLRQKLGQLVNYWMQDSAQESPRL, from the coding sequence ATCGATACGATCTACGGAAACCTTCAAGGTTTAAAACCCAGTCAACTCAAGCAACTTCAGCGCCTTTATCAACAGCGTTTGCCGAGGGATAGCTTTACGACAGGAGAATTTGCCCAACGTTTAGCCGCCATTAGTACAGATATCAAACAAGGAATCTGTGCCTATATCAATCGACGGGGGCAGGTGATTCGGGTGGGGGTAGGATCTCCTCGCCAGACGCAAATTCCACCCCTAGAGTTGCCCCGCTATGGTGCTGAACGGTTGTCGGGCATCCGTTGTATTGCCACGAGTTTAAAGGACGCGCCACCGAAAACGTCGAGTTTGACGGCGATGGTGATGCAGCGTTTAGATGCTTTAGTCCTGTTAACCCTGACCGGGGAAGGGTTCGAGCGCCGGGGGGGTGGGGCGACGGGCTATGTGAAGGCGGCCTATTTTGCCCATTTAATCCCGGAGTTAGAGGGTCAGGAGGGAGAAAGTGCCTATTGGACGGTATCCGAGGCGATCGCACTCGAAGAACTCGCCCAAGAGGACTTTTTCGCCCTAGTCGAAGGACTAGAGGCAGAATTTCGCCGGGAATATGTGGCCCAACAGGTGGACGCAGATCATGAGCGGGTGTTGTTGGTGGGACTGATGACCCAACAGATGACCGCCCAAGGGTTTGAAGATGGTCTAGCGGAATTGGAACGCTTGGTGGAGAGTGCCGGGGGCGAGGTGTTACAGGTTTCTCGGCAAAAGCGATCGCGCCCAGACTCTCAAACCCTCGTCGGCTCCGGGAAGGTGGAGGAAATCGCCCTCACGGTGCAAACTTTGGGCGCTAATCTGGTGGTCTTTGACCGGGATCTTTCCCCCGCTCAAGTGCGCAATTTAGAGCGACAATTTGGGGTGAGAGTAGTAGACCGGACGGAGGTCATTCTAGATATTTTCGCCCAGCGCGCTCAATCCCGGGCGGGGAAACTCCAAGTGGAATTAGCCCAGTTGGAGTATATGTTACCCCGTCTCACCGGGCGAGGTCAGGCCATGTCCCGTTTAGGGGGGGGGATTGGTACCCGGGGGCCGGGGGAAACCAAACTGGAGACGGAACGGCGTACTATTCAAAAACGTATCGCCCGACTGCAACGGGAGGTCAACGAACTTCAAGCCCATCGTTCCCGTTTACGGCAACAACGACAACAGCAGGAAGTCCCGACGGTGGCTATTGTGGGCTATACCAACGCGGGTAAATCTACCCTGATTAATGCCCTGACTAATGCGGAGGTCTACACGGCGGATCAGTTGTTCGCGACCCTAGACCCCACCACTCGCCGCCTATCTGTGATGGATTCGGAGACAGGGGAAACCTTGACTCTGTTGTTAACGGATACGGTGGGTTTTATCCATGAGTTACCCCCGGCCTTGATGGATGCTTTTCGGGCGACTTTGGAGGAGGTGACGGAAGCGGATGCCCTGCTGCACGTTGTCGATTTATCCCATCCGGCTTGGTTGAGTCATATTGAATCGGTGCAAAAGATTTTAGCGGAAATGCCAACCTGTCCGGGGCCAAGTTTAATCGCCTTTAATAAGTTAGATCAGGCCGATAGTGAGGCTTTGGCTGAGGCGAAAAAGCAATTCCCAGGAGCGGTTTTCATTGCCGCGAGTCAACGGATTGGGCTGGAAACCTTACGACAAAAGTTAGGGCAGTTGGTCAATTATTGGATGCAGGATTCAGCCCAAGAATCCCCACGCCTTTAG
- a CDS encoding undecaprenyl-diphosphate phosphatase: MSLFESILLGIIQGIFMFFPVSSTSHLVLTQHWLIQRGSSLPSPESAEMIFFDLVVHVGTLISIAVVFRKSLSRLIQRIFQDSQTLWSYWQKPAQTALLPQALSVKPHSLLVPTPQREQDLLYPRLAILGMFSVFVTGLIGFPLRSVFKEIFARPLAVAITLTITGILLWYTDRKLRQPRGLRQLTPTVAGIIGIGQGLALIPGLSRSGMTISFALFTGLKRQWAAEYSFFIAFPTILGATALQALDVLKADSWGEIGWLPLTVGFFVSAGVGVVALQLVLKLLYKARFRYFSYYLWVLAGIVAWGSFRGVF; this comes from the coding sequence ATGAGCTTATTTGAATCAATTTTACTCGGCATTATTCAGGGGATTTTTATGTTTTTCCCCGTCAGTTCTACCAGTCATCTCGTTTTAACCCAACATTGGCTGATTCAACGGGGTTCTAGTTTGCCTTCCCCGGAAAGTGCCGAAATGATTTTCTTTGATTTAGTCGTTCATGTTGGCACCCTCATTTCCATTGCCGTGGTTTTTCGTAAGAGTCTTAGCCGTTTAATCCAGCGTATTTTCCAAGACAGTCAAACGCTGTGGAGTTACTGGCAAAAGCCCGCTCAAACGGCCTTACTCCCCCAAGCGTTGAGCGTAAAACCTCATTCTCTCCTCGTCCCAACTCCCCAACGAGAGCAGGATTTACTCTACCCCCGTCTGGCGATTTTGGGGATGTTTTCGGTCTTCGTAACAGGTTTAATCGGGTTTCCCCTGCGCTCCGTGTTTAAAGAAATCTTCGCCCGTCCTCTTGCCGTGGCGATTACCCTCACGATTACTGGGATTTTGTTGTGGTATACCGATCGGAAATTACGTCAGCCCCGAGGACTGCGCCAACTGACTCCTACTGTGGCGGGTATCATTGGCATTGGTCAAGGATTAGCCCTCATTCCGGGCTTAAGTCGTAGTGGGATGACTATTTCCTTTGCTCTGTTCACGGGGCTAAAGCGACAGTGGGCAGCGGAATATAGCTTTTTTATCGCCTTTCCCACCATTTTGGGGGCCACCGCACTCCAAGCCCTAGATGTGTTAAAAGCAGACTCTTGGGGGGAGATTGGCTGGTTGCCCTTGACGGTGGGATTTTTTGTCTCTGCTGGTGTGGGAGTTGTTGCCCTACAATTGGTGCTGAAACTGCTCTATAAAGCCCGATTTCGCTATTTTTCCTATTATTTATGGGTATTGGCGGGGATTGTCGCTTGGGGAAGTTTCCGGGGGGTGTTTTAG
- a CDS encoding CYTH domain-containing protein translates to MGQEIERKYLVKGESWRIGSQGAVYCQGYITREPQRTVRVRIVGEQGYLTIKGATQGIARCEFEYPIPVADARALLDLCDRPFIEKTRYKLQLGDFLWEIDEFHGENQGLILAEVELPHENTVIPLPDWVGEEVSHDGRYYNANLVKFPYSQWP, encoded by the coding sequence ATGGGTCAAGAAATAGAACGGAAATATTTAGTCAAGGGGGAGAGTTGGCGAATCGGAAGCCAAGGAGCGGTTTATTGTCAAGGTTATATCACCCGTGAACCCCAGCGCACGGTACGGGTTAGAATTGTGGGAGAACAGGGCTATTTGACCATTAAAGGGGCTACTCAGGGCATTGCTCGCTGTGAGTTTGAGTATCCGATCCCCGTCGCCGATGCTCGCGCTTTGTTGGACTTATGCGATCGCCCCTTCATTGAAAAAACCCGCTACAAATTACAACTCGGAGATTTTCTCTGGGAAATTGACGAGTTTCACGGGGAAAACCAAGGTCTAATCCTAGCAGAGGTCGAATTACCCCACGAAAACACCGTTATTCCTCTGCCGGATTGGGTGGGGGAAGAGGTTTCCCACGATGGGAGATACTACAACGCCAATTTAGTCAAGTTTCCTTACTCTCAATGGCC